Proteins found in one Scardovia inopinata JCM 12537 genomic segment:
- a CDS encoding serine hydrolase, whose amino-acid sequence MKTNETSQPHKLTVARLLSRRLLAFFLSFAVLICCLPIGQASVFAAHLPDNKASRISSSGPSPSSSSSSSTSEGVPHITAAHAFAMDYATGRILLNQYGDRPAGIASMTKVITLYLVYKAIDQGKISWSTKVPISSYSSRISTNWLTTTVPMKKKSYTVRDLVTAAFVKSANSAAISLAEKIAGSEPRFVDMMRKQVRQWGITDAKLYNSSGLNNSFLDKNIYPGSSKKAENMMSARDIALAVWHFIHDYPQVLSMTSKAHATFDGMPLTSTDHMLPGLNSAYPGLDGFKTGTTEIAGACFAATAVRHGMRVITVIQHASHADGNEEARFQAMKKLLDYCFTAYGLVVVVRKGKSFKGSSLPLVDGKKKSVPLVAQSDLTVCLSQKEKVLLTSATDPSTSSFANTAIPVIHTLFTEVKAPVKKGKVLATLAVTQRKDFTGVVALPSTNLSAGQTVDRKPQESQDPGWKRWLDSLWKKISSRMSSWWKSATSWLHQTWQSFLSSIQQWWDGISS is encoded by the coding sequence ATGAAAACCAATGAGACAAGTCAGCCGCATAAACTGACTGTAGCTAGGCTGCTAAGCAGGCGTCTCCTGGCCTTTTTCCTCTCCTTTGCAGTCCTGATATGCTGTCTACCGATAGGACAGGCTTCGGTTTTTGCTGCTCACTTGCCTGATAACAAGGCATCGCGGATATCTTCATCCGGGCCATCCCCATCCTCATCGTCGTCATCATCAACTTCAGAAGGGGTACCCCATATTACTGCTGCCCATGCCTTTGCCATGGACTATGCCACAGGCAGGATTTTGCTTAATCAGTATGGAGACCGACCAGCCGGTATTGCCAGCATGACTAAGGTTATTACCCTCTATCTTGTGTATAAAGCCATAGACCAGGGGAAGATCAGCTGGTCCACCAAAGTTCCTATATCGTCTTATTCGTCCCGCATATCCACTAACTGGCTGACCACGACTGTGCCCATGAAGAAAAAATCGTACACGGTCAGGGACTTAGTCACTGCTGCCTTCGTAAAATCTGCCAACAGTGCTGCCATATCCCTGGCTGAGAAAATTGCCGGCTCTGAGCCGCGTTTTGTAGATATGATGAGAAAACAGGTCAGACAGTGGGGGATTACCGATGCCAAGCTTTACAATTCTTCGGGTCTGAATAATAGTTTCCTTGATAAAAATATTTATCCAGGATCATCGAAGAAGGCGGAGAATATGATGAGTGCCAGGGATATTGCTCTTGCCGTCTGGCATTTTATTCATGATTATCCCCAGGTTTTGTCTATGACCAGTAAAGCACATGCCACTTTTGACGGCATGCCCCTGACCTCGACTGACCATATGCTTCCGGGGCTGAACTCGGCTTATCCTGGATTAGATGGTTTTAAGACCGGAACCACGGAGATTGCCGGTGCCTGTTTTGCGGCAACAGCAGTCAGACATGGGATGAGGGTTATTACCGTTATTCAACATGCCTCTCATGCTGATGGGAATGAGGAAGCCCGCTTTCAAGCCATGAAGAAACTCCTGGATTACTGCTTTACTGCTTATGGTCTGGTTGTAGTTGTCAGGAAAGGGAAATCTTTCAAAGGCAGCTCCCTGCCTCTTGTCGATGGAAAGAAGAAGAGCGTCCCCCTGGTAGCCCAGTCAGATTTGACTGTCTGCTTGTCGCAGAAGGAAAAAGTACTCCTTACATCGGCCACTGACCCCTCTACATCCTCCTTTGCCAATACTGCCATTCCTGTCATCCATACCCTATTTACTGAGGTAAAAGCTCCCGTGAAGAAAGGAAAAGTCCTTGCTACCCTGGCAGTTACCCAGAGAAAAGATTTTACCGGAGTAGTGGCTCTTCCTTCTACTAATCTCAGTGCTGGGCAGACTGTTGACCGGAAGCCTCAGGAATCTCAGGACCCTGGGTGGAAGAGATGGCTGGACTCCCTGTGGAAGAAGATCAGTTCCCGCATGTCGTCCTGGTGGAAGTCGGCAACTTCCTGGCTTCACCAAACCTGGCAATCGTTCCTGTCATCCATACAACAATGGTGGGATGGGATTTCTTCCTAG
- the rpsD gene encoding 30S ribosomal protein S4 has protein sequence MTKIQRARRQVRLSRSLGIALTPKAQRLFEKRPYGPGEHGRDRRRAESDYAVRLREKQRLRAQYGISEKQLRAVYERATRAAGQTGTSMQVQLETRLDALVLRSGFARTTAQARQFVVHRHILVDGNIVDRPSYRVKPGQTIQVKPKSQTMEPFQAAAEGVHRDVLPQVPGYLDVTLPSLKATLTRLPEVEEIPVQVNIQYVVEYYAR, from the coding sequence ATGACAAAAATTCAGCGTGCACGCCGTCAGGTGCGCCTGTCCCGTTCACTGGGCATTGCCCTGACTCCTAAGGCTCAGCGCCTTTTTGAGAAGCGTCCTTACGGACCTGGTGAACATGGCCGTGACCGTCGTCGGGCCGAGTCCGATTACGCCGTACGTCTGCGCGAAAAGCAGCGTCTGCGTGCTCAGTACGGTATTTCTGAGAAACAGCTGCGTGCTGTTTATGAGCGCGCTACCCGTGCTGCCGGTCAGACTGGTACCTCTATGCAGGTTCAGCTGGAAACCCGCTTGGATGCGTTGGTTCTCCGGTCTGGTTTTGCTAGGACTACAGCTCAGGCTCGTCAGTTCGTAGTTCACCGTCACATCCTGGTAGACGGCAATATTGTTGATCGTCCCAGCTACAGGGTCAAGCCCGGCCAGACTATTCAAGTCAAGCCCAAGAGCCAGACCATGGAGCCTTTCCAGGCTGCTGCCGAGGGTGTTCACCGCGATGTTCTTCCTCAAGTTCCTGGATATCTGGACGTCACTCTTCCTTCCCTGAAGGCAACCTTGACCCGTCTTCCCGAAGTGGAGGAAATTCCTGTTCAGGTTAATATTCAGTATGTGGTTGAATACTACGCCCGCTAA
- a CDS encoding MalY/PatB family protein — protein sequence MTDTISHASEACDHDSSSRPFPFEAVDRSQIDSVKWSTKPHELPMWVADMDFATAPAIVDAVRERVSNPTYGYSLVPDEFGQTIAAWWRQEYQTQINPADVIFAAGVIPAISSAIRSLTNPGEKIVVQSPVYNNFYTSIINNGRQVCDAPLIYQAGEYSMDFAALEEAFSDPLTTMMILCNPQNPTGNIWSADDLAIIAQLAKDHHVIVVSDEIHCDIRRPGLAHTPFASVYPAAREVAVTCNSPSKAFNIAGLHSAYLVVSTDWIRRRVQAQLIRDGVAEPTVFSCPAAIAAYAHSRDWLRAVNHYIQENKDYARTKLSKNLPNLHIPRSDATYLLWLDCRAFTSDADLLSRQIREQTGLYLSSGKMYGPSGAAFLRMNLGTSRTLVEDGTDRLIQALSRQQ from the coding sequence ATGACCGATACTATTTCTCATGCCTCAGAGGCATGTGACCATGATTCCTCCTCCCGGCCTTTTCCTTTTGAAGCCGTAGACCGCAGCCAGATCGATTCAGTGAAATGGAGCACCAAGCCACATGAGCTGCCTATGTGGGTGGCTGATATGGATTTTGCCACAGCCCCTGCAATTGTTGATGCTGTGCGGGAGCGGGTGTCTAACCCTACCTACGGCTATTCCCTGGTTCCTGACGAATTTGGTCAGACCATAGCTGCCTGGTGGCGGCAGGAGTATCAGACACAAATTAATCCAGCAGATGTTATTTTTGCAGCTGGAGTTATCCCCGCTATCTCTTCTGCTATCCGCTCTCTGACCAACCCAGGCGAAAAAATAGTGGTTCAGTCCCCTGTTTACAACAATTTCTATACTTCCATTATTAACAATGGACGTCAGGTCTGCGATGCTCCCCTCATCTATCAAGCTGGCGAGTACTCCATGGATTTTGCTGCTTTAGAGGAGGCTTTTTCTGACCCCCTGACTACCATGATGATCCTCTGCAATCCCCAGAATCCCACAGGAAATATATGGTCTGCGGATGACTTGGCGATTATTGCCCAACTGGCTAAAGATCATCATGTGATAGTAGTCTCCGATGAAATCCACTGCGATATTAGACGACCTGGCCTGGCTCATACTCCCTTTGCATCCGTATACCCGGCTGCCCGAGAAGTGGCTGTGACCTGCAATTCCCCCTCGAAAGCATTTAATATTGCCGGCCTTCATTCGGCTTACCTAGTAGTCAGCACTGACTGGATCCGCCGCAGGGTTCAAGCCCAGCTGATCAGGGATGGAGTTGCAGAGCCCACTGTTTTCTCCTGCCCGGCTGCCATTGCAGCCTATGCCCACAGCCGGGACTGGCTGCGGGCAGTTAATCACTATATTCAGGAAAATAAGGATTATGCAAGAACAAAGCTCAGCAAGAACCTGCCGAATCTGCATATTCCCCGGTCAGATGCCACCTATCTGCTCTGGCTGGACTGCCGTGCCTTCACCAGTGATGCCGACCTCTTAAGCCGTCAAATTCGTGAGCAAACCGGACTTTATCTGTCATCAGGAAAAATGTACGGACCCTCCGGGGCTGCGTTTTTGAGGATGAATTTAGGAACCTCCCGCACCTTGGTGGAAGACGGTACTGACAGGCTGATTCAGGCATTGAGCAGACAGCAGTAA
- a CDS encoding LysR family transcriptional regulator: MEIRVLEYFLTVVQEESISAAADLLHVTQPTLSRQLIDLGKELGVTLLNRGRYGVTLTHEGMILRKRAEQIVDLVSATREEVTESDRDIGGEIRLGCAETVAFDYLAGAMHQVRQEYPGITFRVMSSDAYEVIDNLNRGLYDFGLLLSPNFPDTYDYLELPHQEKWGLLMKSDDPLAADSLDAAVLLKIPLIVSRQWEDQAGLRIPGQGLLRRNKLNIVSVYNLAYNASRMVKAGLGYALIIDGLIDTSAGSGLTFKPLDVDITTVPALIWNKHRTETRAGQIFKNALIQSVSA; the protein is encoded by the coding sequence ATGGAAATTCGTGTCCTGGAATATTTCTTGACTGTTGTACAGGAAGAGAGCATTTCCGCAGCAGCTGATCTTCTGCATGTAACCCAGCCCACCCTGTCCCGCCAATTGATCGATCTGGGAAAAGAGCTGGGAGTCACCCTGCTGAACAGGGGAAGATACGGGGTGACCCTGACCCATGAGGGGATGATCCTGCGCAAGAGAGCAGAACAGATAGTGGATCTGGTTTCTGCTACCCGGGAAGAAGTGACAGAATCCGATCGGGACATCGGTGGGGAAATCCGCCTGGGCTGCGCTGAAACCGTGGCCTTTGATTATCTTGCCGGGGCTATGCACCAGGTCCGTCAGGAGTATCCTGGCATCACCTTCAGGGTCATGAGTTCCGATGCTTACGAGGTGATCGACAATCTGAACAGGGGACTGTACGATTTTGGCCTTCTGCTCAGCCCAAATTTTCCTGATACCTATGACTATCTGGAACTTCCTCACCAGGAGAAGTGGGGGCTCCTTATGAAATCTGATGACCCTCTGGCGGCAGATAGTCTTGATGCCGCTGTCCTCTTAAAGATTCCTCTTATCGTTTCCCGCCAGTGGGAGGACCAGGCAGGTCTGAGAATTCCGGGTCAGGGCCTGCTCAGACGAAATAAACTGAATATTGTATCTGTTTACAATCTGGCCTATAACGCTTCCCGCATGGTGAAGGCGGGCTTGGGTTATGCCTTGATAATTGACGGGTTAATTGATACTTCTGCCGGCAGCGGCCTTACCTTTAAACCCTTGGATGTGGACATCACAACGGTTCCTGCCCTGATCTGGAACAAACACAGGACAGAGACCAGGGCAGGTCAGATATTTAAAAATGCTCTGATTCAGTCAGTATCTGCATGA
- a CDS encoding histidine phosphatase family protein — MLLHLYIIRHGQTYFNRYNRLQGWSNSPLTEEGRADALRAGRALSHIEFAAAFCSDTSRAQQTARIILDANEAWRKRESGQGQEPEESCELAQTDAAELTADRSFREQFYGYFEGQDMGLAWWAAGAPHGTPTYKEIVATYGLAASRDFLKEADPFHDAESDKEYWQRIDSGFHLIASQAEEKNFHDGNNILLISHGNTLLSLMNRFAPHGYDLSVRPANGSLTRFDFETDKPLDQAITVIEYNTSMDPNTADRRPC; from the coding sequence ATGCTTCTTCATCTGTATATCATTCGTCACGGTCAGACATACTTCAATCGCTACAACCGCCTGCAGGGCTGGTCCAATTCACCTCTGACTGAAGAGGGAAGGGCCGATGCCCTGCGTGCAGGCAGGGCTTTGAGCCATATTGAATTTGCGGCTGCCTTTTGCTCAGATACCAGCAGGGCCCAGCAGACGGCCAGAATCATTCTTGATGCCAATGAAGCCTGGAGGAAGCGAGAGTCGGGACAGGGGCAGGAGCCGGAGGAAAGCTGCGAGCTTGCCCAGACCGATGCTGCTGAATTGACTGCTGACCGATCTTTCAGGGAGCAGTTTTATGGGTATTTCGAGGGTCAGGATATGGGTCTGGCCTGGTGGGCAGCTGGTGCACCTCATGGAACCCCCACCTATAAAGAAATCGTTGCTACATACGGCCTGGCTGCCAGCCGAGACTTCCTGAAAGAGGCCGACCCTTTCCATGATGCTGAATCAGATAAGGAATACTGGCAGCGGATTGATTCCGGCTTCCATCTTATTGCCAGCCAGGCTGAGGAAAAAAATTTCCACGACGGAAACAATATTCTTCTAATTTCTCATGGCAATACTCTGCTAAGCCTGATGAATCGTTTTGCTCCCCACGGGTATGATCTATCTGTTCGTCCGGCTAATGGGAGCCTCACCCGCTTTGATTTTGAGACAGATAAGCCCCTGGATCAGGCAATAACGGTGATCGAATACAACACCAGCATGGATCCCAACACGGCGGACCGTAGACCATGCTAG
- a CDS encoding DUF948 domain-containing protein, protein MDVGQIAGLIAAIAFAILAGFMIYPLIRLGKLFDQLATTVKDAGDHTIPALDEGVSTVKKVNQSLDDANTMTGALSTTTNNVTALTDLYGSILGKPIIKVAAAVYAAKQTMMDFLDSKRGKKKPGREESANSPAGVHAGTDKNYSQKA, encoded by the coding sequence ATGGATGTTGGACAAATCGCCGGATTGATTGCTGCTATTGCTTTTGCAATTTTGGCCGGTTTTATGATCTATCCCCTGATTCGTCTGGGAAAACTTTTTGATCAGCTGGCAACAACGGTCAAAGATGCTGGGGATCATACTATCCCTGCCCTGGATGAAGGAGTATCGACTGTTAAGAAGGTCAATCAGAGTCTGGATGATGCCAATACTATGACCGGAGCTTTAAGCACTACAACCAACAATGTCACTGCTTTAACCGACCTATATGGCTCCATTCTGGGCAAGCCCATCATCAAGGTTGCTGCTGCTGTCTACGCGGCTAAACAGACGATGATGGACTTTCTTGACAGCAAGCGGGGCAAGAAGAAGCCAGGGCGGGAAGAAAGTGCAAATTCCCCAGCTGGTGTGCATGCTGGCACTGACAAGAATTATTCTCAGAAAGCATAG
- the alaS gene encoding alanine--tRNA ligase, which translates to MRTSEIAKQFVTYFEKHDHLVLPSASLISPNPTTLFTIAGMVPFIPYLLGEQTPPSRRVTSNQKCVRTLDIDEVGKTTRHGTFFQMLGNFSFGDYFKAEAIHYAWELLTLPQDQGGYGFNKDKLWVTTYTDDEEARSLWKNEGMDPEHMQVLGMEDNFWTTGGPGPGGPCSEIYVDRGPEYGSDGGPIADENRYIEIWDLVFENFEVDNVKSKTDMHIVGELANKNIDTGMGLERVAYLLQGKENIYETDEVFPVIEEAERLSGLTYGEDPHNDVRFRVVADHVRSALMIMGDGVRPSNEGRGYVLRRLIRRSIRAMKMLGVDHEVFPHLLPVSKAQMRLSYPELDDSFDEVCETAYGEEAAFRRTLDQGSSILDLAISKAKDGALKAGSDSPRVSGKDAFALHDTYGFPIELTTEIAREKGVEVDQNAFRDLMAQQKRRARADALRKRHNVDLSVYDDVRKALKEPIEFTGYKEYSSRGKVLAIIDEELGSVESVTGPATVELVLDRTPFYAEQGGQMADYGQISSDKGASLDVDDVQKPVKDLYVHHCLLTEGTISLGDEVSSAIDVQRRIGMTHAHTATHVLHKVVREVLGQKATQSGSVVDPDRLRFDFHWSKALTSSQLHQIESRVNARIRDDLEVTWKNMPINQALSLGAMHLFGDKYGDVVRVVTIGSDGWSRELCGGTHAARTGTIGSFTLLSESSVGTGVRRIEALVGDKSYEFNHSQHSLINKLASDLNSRPDELEERLTALEDRLKESDRKLAQIYEKQIEDMIPQLVSQTQASADPVWVASKNVGVFGSVEALRKAATDTRSRLGDDKPAVVALVGVSSDSGKPIICVATNAPARKNGIKAGDLARAASKILGGGGGGKPDFAQGGGQDASQAEAALDEIKRQVEVRD; encoded by the coding sequence ATGCGTACATCTGAGATCGCAAAGCAATTTGTGACTTATTTTGAAAAGCACGACCATTTGGTGCTGCCTTCAGCATCGCTGATTTCGCCGAATCCAACCACTTTGTTCACTATTGCCGGCATGGTTCCCTTTATTCCCTATCTTTTGGGCGAACAGACTCCACCTTCCCGTCGGGTGACCAGCAATCAGAAATGTGTTCGTACACTGGATATTGATGAAGTCGGTAAAACAACCCGTCACGGTACCTTCTTCCAGATGCTGGGGAACTTCTCCTTTGGAGATTATTTTAAGGCTGAAGCAATCCATTATGCCTGGGAACTGCTGACTTTGCCTCAAGATCAGGGCGGATACGGGTTCAACAAAGACAAGCTTTGGGTCACAACTTATACTGACGATGAAGAGGCACGATCCCTGTGGAAAAATGAAGGTATGGATCCAGAACACATGCAGGTTCTGGGCATGGAAGACAATTTCTGGACCACAGGCGGACCTGGGCCAGGAGGTCCTTGCAGCGAAATTTATGTTGACCGCGGTCCTGAATATGGATCTGACGGCGGTCCCATAGCTGATGAAAACCGGTATATTGAAATATGGGACCTGGTTTTTGAAAATTTTGAAGTTGACAATGTAAAGTCCAAAACGGATATGCATATTGTGGGTGAGCTTGCCAACAAGAACATCGATACCGGCATGGGGTTGGAGCGGGTGGCCTACCTTTTGCAGGGCAAAGAAAACATCTATGAAACAGATGAAGTTTTCCCTGTTATTGAAGAGGCCGAACGTTTGTCTGGCTTGACCTACGGGGAGGATCCCCACAATGATGTGCGCTTTAGGGTAGTGGCTGATCATGTGCGATCTGCCCTCATGATTATGGGAGATGGGGTTCGGCCCAGCAATGAAGGCCGGGGCTATGTGCTTCGTCGTCTGATCCGCCGCAGTATTCGGGCTATGAAGATGCTGGGGGTCGATCATGAAGTCTTTCCTCATCTGCTGCCTGTTTCTAAGGCCCAGATGAGACTGAGCTATCCTGAACTGGACGACAGCTTTGATGAAGTCTGCGAGACTGCCTACGGGGAGGAAGCAGCATTCCGCCGTACCCTGGACCAGGGATCCTCAATTCTGGACCTGGCTATTTCCAAGGCAAAGGACGGTGCTCTCAAAGCCGGATCAGACTCTCCTCGTGTTTCCGGGAAGGACGCTTTTGCCCTGCATGATACCTATGGATTCCCCATTGAGCTGACCACAGAAATTGCCAGGGAAAAAGGGGTTGAGGTAGATCAGAATGCTTTCCGTGATTTGATGGCCCAGCAGAAGCGGCGGGCACGGGCTGATGCTCTCAGGAAGAGACATAATGTGGATCTGAGTGTGTATGACGATGTCAGGAAGGCTTTGAAGGAACCGATTGAATTCACCGGCTATAAGGAATATTCCAGCCGGGGGAAGGTCTTGGCTATTATCGATGAAGAGCTGGGCTCTGTAGAGTCTGTTACCGGTCCTGCAACAGTAGAACTGGTTTTGGACAGGACTCCTTTCTATGCAGAGCAAGGCGGGCAAATGGCCGATTATGGTCAGATTTCCAGCGATAAGGGAGCCAGCCTTGATGTGGATGACGTTCAGAAGCCGGTCAAGGACCTCTATGTTCATCACTGCCTGCTGACTGAAGGGACAATCAGCCTGGGAGATGAGGTCTCCTCTGCTATAGATGTTCAGCGCCGAATTGGCATGACGCATGCTCATACAGCTACTCATGTTTTGCATAAGGTTGTCAGAGAAGTCCTGGGTCAGAAAGCGACTCAGTCGGGCTCCGTTGTGGATCCTGACCGTCTGCGCTTTGACTTCCACTGGTCCAAAGCCCTGACCAGCTCTCAGCTGCATCAGATTGAATCGAGAGTTAACGCCCGTATCAGGGACGATTTGGAAGTCACATGGAAGAATATGCCCATTAATCAGGCATTAAGCCTGGGAGCTATGCACTTATTTGGGGACAAATATGGTGATGTTGTTCGTGTGGTCACCATTGGCTCCGATGGCTGGAGCCGGGAACTGTGCGGAGGCACCCATGCAGCCAGGACCGGAACCATTGGCTCTTTTACTCTCTTGTCTGAGTCATCGGTTGGCACAGGTGTTCGCAGGATCGAAGCTCTAGTGGGGGATAAGTCATACGAGTTCAACCACAGTCAGCATAGTCTGATCAACAAGCTGGCCTCGGATCTTAATTCCCGCCCTGATGAGCTGGAAGAACGTCTGACTGCTCTGGAAGACAGGCTGAAGGAATCAGATCGGAAGTTGGCTCAGATTTATGAAAAACAGATTGAGGATATGATTCCTCAACTGGTTTCTCAGACCCAGGCATCTGCTGATCCGGTGTGGGTCGCCAGCAAGAATGTTGGAGTTTTTGGATCGGTGGAAGCCCTGCGCAAAGCAGCGACCGATACCCGCTCTCGCCTGGGAGACGATAAGCCGGCAGTGGTGGCTCTTGTCGGGGTCAGTTCAGATTCAGGCAAGCCTATTATATGCGTTGCAACCAATGCTCCTGCCCGCAAGAATGGGATCAAAGCGGGTGACTTGGCTAGGGCGGCTTCCAAAATTCTTGGAGGGGGCGGCGGCGGCAAGCCTGATTTTGCCCAGGGTGGCGGCCAAGATGCCTCCCAGGCGGAAGCGGCCTTGGATGAAATTAAACGGCAGGTAGAAGTACGTGACTAA
- the ruvX gene encoding Holliday junction resolvase RuvX — protein sequence MTKKSVWLGLDLGNARIGLALSDPELTFAHPEGVIQAGGDYFYAIDQIVDVIEDREVSHIVLGYPLNLDGAEGKSAKKVRRFAQALSRRLEEAGIDSQIELTDERMTTVSAHDLLLQAGMSSRQHRAVVDTQSAVVILQSALDSHKNKVAAQEMISDNLPDNQEDA from the coding sequence GTGACTAAGAAGTCTGTATGGTTAGGATTGGATTTGGGCAATGCCCGCATTGGGCTTGCCCTATCTGACCCTGAGTTGACTTTTGCTCATCCTGAGGGGGTCATTCAGGCAGGAGGAGATTATTTCTACGCTATAGATCAGATTGTTGATGTGATCGAAGACCGGGAAGTTTCCCACATAGTTCTAGGTTACCCCTTAAACCTGGATGGGGCGGAAGGGAAATCAGCAAAAAAAGTCCGCCGTTTTGCCCAGGCACTTTCCCGCAGGCTGGAGGAAGCTGGTATAGACAGTCAGATAGAACTCACAGACGAGCGTATGACAACTGTCAGCGCCCATGATCTGCTGCTCCAGGCCGGCATGAGCTCGCGTCAGCACCGGGCTGTGGTTGATACTCAATCAGCTGTGGTCATACTGCAAAGTGCTCTGGACAGTCATAAAAATAAGGTGGCAGCACAGGAGATGATATCCGATAATCTCCCCGACAATCAGGAGGATGCATGA
- the mltG gene encoding endolytic transglycosylase MltG, whose translation MTDEPDNSNDLMDFFSQDQEGSSSDQSQLDPPLPPTLRVKARREAAQRRKKKRIQGFFQALIALILIVGLIFTATIVVRGIKQAKKQQDTSLAVKDCSDYSGPGTDTVEFTVSRGEGSGKIAEDLVKAGVVKSSCAFNNAVSGAEASQSLQPGTFSLKKKMKASDVVAILVDPSKAKAILNIVQGDTVKKVIAKAAAASDHLTLADYQKVIDNKGKGILPAEAGGSFEGWLQEGTYEVKDATSAQAVLKKIVNARIDHLNSLNVPQGSKRETILIKASIAQAEVNRSDYYGKVVRVIENRLAKDMTLGMDTINAYGFGLDDASQLTKSQLADSSNAYNSRVHKGLPPTPISNPGDDAIKAAINPPAGNWLYFVTVNLDTGETKFTDNSKTFNTYVKEYQQWSAAHGE comes from the coding sequence ATGACAGACGAACCCGATAACAGCAATGATCTGATGGATTTTTTCAGTCAGGATCAGGAGGGCTCTTCATCGGATCAATCACAGCTTGATCCTCCTCTTCCTCCTACCCTCCGGGTAAAGGCCAGGCGGGAGGCTGCTCAGCGCAGGAAGAAAAAGAGAATTCAAGGATTTTTTCAGGCACTGATTGCCCTCATCCTCATTGTTGGCCTGATTTTTACCGCTACTATAGTGGTTCGGGGAATTAAACAAGCCAAAAAACAACAGGATACTAGTCTGGCTGTTAAAGATTGCTCTGATTATTCCGGTCCTGGTACTGATACTGTTGAGTTTACTGTCTCCCGAGGGGAAGGATCAGGGAAAATTGCTGAAGATCTGGTCAAAGCCGGAGTAGTTAAATCTTCCTGTGCTTTCAACAATGCTGTTTCCGGAGCCGAAGCCAGTCAGTCCTTGCAGCCAGGAACTTTCAGCCTGAAAAAAAAGATGAAAGCTTCTGATGTAGTGGCAATACTGGTAGATCCCTCCAAGGCCAAAGCTATTCTGAATATCGTCCAGGGAGATACTGTCAAGAAGGTGATAGCCAAAGCTGCCGCAGCTTCTGATCATCTGACCCTTGCCGATTACCAAAAGGTTATTGATAATAAAGGCAAAGGCATTCTTCCAGCTGAAGCAGGAGGCAGCTTTGAAGGCTGGCTGCAGGAGGGCACCTATGAGGTCAAGGATGCCACCAGTGCCCAGGCGGTACTGAAAAAAATCGTTAATGCCCGCATTGATCATTTAAATTCCTTAAATGTTCCCCAGGGAAGTAAACGGGAGACAATTTTGATCAAGGCATCGATTGCCCAGGCTGAGGTTAATAGGTCTGATTATTACGGCAAAGTTGTTCGAGTGATTGAAAATCGGCTTGCAAAAGACATGACTCTGGGCATGGACACGATTAATGCTTACGGGTTTGGACTGGATGATGCCAGTCAGCTGACCAAATCACAGTTGGCAGATTCCAGCAATGCCTATAATTCCCGTGTTCATAAGGGTCTGCCTCCCACTCCCATCAGCAATCCAGGGGATGATGCTATAAAGGCAGCCATTAATCCGCCGGCAGGGAACTGGCTGTACTTTGTGACTGTCAATCTTGACACAGGAGAAACCAAGTTTACCGATAATTCCAAGACTTTCAACACTTATGTGAAGGAATATCAGCAGTGGTCTGCTGCCCACGGTGAGTAA